A genomic window from Halomonas sp. LR3S48 includes:
- a CDS encoding ABC transporter permease — MFRQLQARFGGPLAMAIVTLLGIWLIVMVTLPQLQMIEYSLKPNLLPAQIGGPEDRFTLANYATLFNNDIHRAIFFKTIWSSVLVTLLTLAVSYPLAWYLAKVATPRQAALCILLLIVPFWINEILRTYSWFIILAFRGPLNEVLMALGLIERPIRFLSGNGGVMVGMVYAYILFMVFPVYNAIESLDDNQVRAARDLGAGTVRTHRRIVIPHAKPGIATGCIMTFMLAAGSYAVPALLGSPGSRWFTQIIYNWFFEGGNWNQGAAYAFLLLVLCIGFMSLVMKFFKVGLGDIGR, encoded by the coding sequence ATGTTTAGGCAGCTGCAAGCACGCTTCGGCGGGCCGCTGGCCATGGCCATCGTCACCTTGCTGGGGATCTGGCTGATCGTGATGGTGACGTTGCCGCAGCTGCAGATGATCGAGTATTCGCTCAAGCCCAACCTGCTGCCCGCCCAGATCGGCGGGCCCGAGGACCGGTTCACGCTGGCGAACTATGCCACGCTGTTCAACAACGACATCCACCGTGCCATCTTCTTCAAGACGATCTGGTCGAGCGTACTGGTCACGCTGCTGACGCTGGCGGTGAGCTATCCGCTGGCCTGGTACCTGGCCAAGGTGGCCACCCCGCGCCAGGCGGCCCTGTGCATCCTGCTGTTGATCGTGCCGTTCTGGATCAACGAGATCCTGCGTACCTACTCCTGGTTCATCATCCTGGCGTTTCGCGGCCCGCTCAACGAGGTGCTGATGGCGCTGGGGCTGATCGAGCGGCCGATCCGCTTCCTCAGTGGCAACGGTGGGGTCATGGTGGGCATGGTCTACGCCTACATCCTGTTCATGGTGTTTCCGGTCTACAACGCCATCGAGAGCCTCGACGACAACCAGGTGCGGGCGGCTCGCGATCTCGGCGCCGGCACCGTGCGTACCCATCGACGCATCGTCATTCCCCATGCCAAGCCGGGCATCGCCACCGGCTGCATCATGACCTTCATGCTGGCCGCGGGCAGCTACGCCGTGCCGGCGCTGCTCGGCTCGCCGGGCAGCCGCTGGTTCACCCAGATCATCTACAACTGGTTCTTCGAGGGCGGCAACTGGAACCAGGGCGCGGCCTATGCCTTCCTGCTGCTGGTGCTGTGCATCGGCTTCATGTCATTGGTCATGAAGTTCTTCAAGGTCGGCTTGGGAGATATTGGAAGAT